CCCGCTTGAGGTCGTCGACGGTGCGGAAGGGCCCCTTGGCCTCCCTGTCGTCGACGAGGGCCTGGGCAAGCTTGGGGCCGATCCCGGGCAGAGTGGCCAGGTCGGCAGCCCCGGCCCTGTTGACGTCGACGAGAACCTTCTCCGTCCCCGAAACGCCGGGAGAGGGCGACGGGCGGGAGGGGAGCGGCTGAGGAGCCGGGACCTCTCCCCTGCGTGGCACGTGGAGGTGACGTCCGTCCGCGAGGGGTTCGGCCAGATTGATGGCCTCCCTATCCCCCTCGGCCGAAAAGCCTCCGGCCATCTCGACGGCCAGGTAGACGCGGGATCCGGGAGGGACCTGATAGACGCCGGGAGAACGGATGCCTCCCGTGACGTAGACGACCCAGGGCTCAGACGGCTCGACCCGCTCCGGACGTTCCGCGACCGGCTCGGAGGGCGGCAGGCGGTGGGCCAGCTCCTCCCTGACGGCCAGAGCCGGACCGGCCACCGTCGTCGGCTCCGGAGAACCCCACCGGCCCGAAAAATGGCTCAGGAGGAGCCAGGCGGCAAAGAGACAGACGACGGCTCCGGAAAAAAAGGCCAGCCCCTTCCAGCGTCTCTCCACGATCCCTCACATCCTTTCGACGAGACGCCCCTTGAGACTCCAGGCGTCGGCATCGGCGACGACGACGTCGACGAAACGCCCCTCAAGACCCTGACCGGGAAAGAGGACGACCTTGTCCGTCGCCGTCCTCCCCTGGAGAAGCCCCTCGCCCCTGTGGGCGGGACCGTCGACGAGGACGGTGAAGACCCGTCCCAGGAGAGAGGCGTTGATCTCTCGGGCGATGCCGAGCTGGAGATCGTTGACGGCGTTGAGACGACGCCGGGCCTCCATGGCGGGAAGACGGCCGGGAAAAGACGCCGCCGCCGTCCCGGGACGGGGCGAGTAGGCGGCGCTGTGGACCTGGTCGAAGCGGAAACGCCTCAGCGCCTCGAGAGAAAGAGTGAAGTCCTCTTCCGTCTCGCCGGGAAAGGCGACGATGAGGTCGCTCGTGACGGCCAGGTCGGGAAGGGCCGACCTCAAGGCTCCGATCCTCTCCGCGTAGGAGGCCACGTCATAGCCGCGGTTCATGAGCTTCAGGACTCTGTCGCTGCCCGCTTGAATGGGCAAGTTGACGGCGGGACAGATCTTGGGCTCCTCGGCCATGGCGGCGATGACGTCATCGGTCAGGTCCTTGGGGTGGTTGGTGGCGAAACGGAGGCGGCGCAGTCCCTCGACGGCAGAAAGAGAGCGCAGGAGGGAGGCAAAGGAGACCCCCTGCAGATCGGTGCCGTAGCTGTTCACGTTCTGGCCCAGCAGCGTCACCTCGACGACGCCGTCGTCGACGAGGGACCGGACCTCGTCGACGACGGCCCCGGGAAGTCGGGACTGGAAGCGGCCCCTCACATGGGGCACGATGCAGTAGGTGCAGAAATTGTCGCAGCCATGGGCGATGGTGACGAAGCTCTTGAAGGGGAGCTGGCGTCGCCTCGGAATCTGCTCCAGGTCCTCGAGGGCCCTCGGGTCGTCGTCGAGGAGAACCGTCGTCCTCCCCTCCATGGCCTCTTCGACAGCCCCGGCCAGTCGTCCCAGTTGACGGGGCCCGCAGAGGACGCGGACCTGAGGGAAGCGGGCGAGGAGTTCCCGCCCCACCCTCTGGGCCATGCAGCCCACGACGGCGACAAGAGGCTTCCTGCCGCCCCGTCCCAGGTCGCTTCGAACCTTCTGCTCGGCCTTGTCGCGAATGCTGCAGGTGACGTAGACGACGAGATCGGCCTCCTCCTCGGGGACCTCCCGCCAGCCCCGGACGCGAAGTTCCGAGGCGATGCGATCGCCGTCGTAGACGTTCATCTGGCAGCCGAAAATCTTCAGAGCGAAACCGTTCATTTTTTCATCCTCCCCGGGGCGGACCCCGAAAAGAGGATAGCACGACTTGCCCGGCGACTACAGGGCCCGACCGGTCCTCCCCTTTTCCGTCGCCGCCAGGGCCACGGCCAGGGCCGAGGCCGTCTCGACGGTATGGAGACAGAGGATGGACGATTCGACGGCGGCCCGCCTGAGGCGGAATCCGTCGGAGATCGTCTCGGGATGCTCGCCCGGAACGTTGACGACGAGATCCCACCGCCTCTCGGCCATGGCCTCGACGAGGGAGGTCCCCTTTTCGACGGAAGAGACGGCCAACCCCCAGCGGCTCAGAAGAGCCGCCGTGCCCGCCGTGGCCTCCAGCTCCCAGCCCAGAGCCGAAAAGGCCGCAGCCAGAGCCGGGGCCTGGTGCTTGGCCCGGTCGGCCAGGGAGAGGAGAAGGCGCCCCTTGCGGGGGATCTTCCACCCCGCTCCGGCGAGGGCCTCCATGAGGGCACCGGAGATGCAGTCGCCCAAACCCAGAGCCTCGCCCGTCGACTGCATCCGGACGCCGCCCTGGGCATCGACGCCGGGCAGCTTCTCCGTCGAGAAGACGGGGACCTTGACGCCCCTCGGTCCCTGATGGTCGTGAAGGCCTCCCTTCAGCCCCAGATCGGAGAAGGGAACTCCCAGGGCGAGGCGGACGGCCATTTCGACGAGAGGAATGCCCGTCAGCTTGGCGGCGATGGGCACGGTCCGGCTGGCCCGGGGATTGGCCTCGATGACGTAGAGACGCCCCTCGTGGAGGACGAACTGAACGTTCATCAGCCCCTTGACGCCCAGGGCCGCCGAAAGGGCCTGGACCGTTTCGACCATCTCGCGGCGCTGAGCGGCCGTGAGGCTCATGTCAGGAAAGAGGGCCATCGAGTCGCCCGAGTGGATCCCGGCCGGCTCGAGGTGTTCGAAAATGCCCGGAAGGAAGACATCCTCGCCGTCGCAGAGGGCATCGACCTCGAACTCGCGCCCCTGAAGAAAGCGATCGATGAGGACCGACTGGCCCTTCTCGGCGGAGAAGGCCAGATCGACGATCTCCTCGAAATCCCTCTCGTCGAAACAGAGGCGCATGGCCACGCCGCCTATGACGAAACTGGGGCGTACCATGAGGGGATAGCCGAGGGAGCGCGCCGCCTGCCTGGCCTCGTCGGGGCTCTCGGCGGCCACCCCCGGCGGCTGGAGAATGCCCAGATCGTCGAGGAGACTGGAAAAAAGCCCCCGGTCCTCGGCGCTGCGGATGACATCGCCCGTCGTCCCCAGAAGGGCAACACCCCGTCTTTCCAGGGCCAGGCCGAGTTTGAGGGCGCTCTGTCCGCCGAAGGCGGCCAGGACGCCGAGAGGACGCTCCCTCTCGATGACGGGAAGGACATCTTCGACGGTGAGAGGCTCGAAATAGAGGCCATCGGAAAGATCGTGATCGGTGCTGACCGTCTCGGGGTTGTTGTTCACCATGAGAGCCCGCAGTCCTCCCTTGCGGAGGGCCATGGCGGCCTTGACGCAGCAGTAGTCGAACTCGATACCCTGGCCGATGCGGATCGGACCGGAACCGAGGACGAGGGCCGAGGGGCGGTCATCGGCGGGAACGACGTCCCCTCCGGCGCCGAAGACGCCGTAGTAGTAGCCCGTGTGCGTCGGCGTCTCGCCGGCGCAGCCGTCCACCTCGCGGAAGGCCCGCTCCAGACCGAGGGCCTTGCGTCGCGCCTCGACCTCTCCTGCGGGAAGGGAGACGCAGCGGGCCACGTCTTCGTCGGAGAATCCCTCGTACTTGGCCTGACGGAGGAGGGAGTCCTCGAGCCCTTCGAGGGCCAGACGCCTCTCGACGTCGACGAGACGGCCCAACTCGAAGAGGAAGAAGGGATGGACGCCGCCCCTGTCGGCCAGCTCCTTCGGGTCGCGGCCCCGGCGAAGGAGTTCGAGGAAGGCCCAGAGACGGCGATGATCGGCCCTCTCCACGCTGGCCATGAGGGCCCCGTCGCCGAAGGAGGCCAGAAGGGGATCGCGGAGGCCGAAGGGAAGCTCGAGGGAGCGGAGGGCCTTCTGCAGGGCCTGGTTGAAATGAAGGCCTAAGGCCATGACCTCGCCCGTCGATTTCATCCGCGTCCCCAGCCCGCCCGAGGCCTGAGGGAATCGGTCGAAGGGCCAGCGGGGAAACTTGACGACGACATAATCGAGAACGGGCTCGGCCAGGGCGCTCCCCTGGCCCGTGACGGGGTTGGCCATCTCAGCCAGGCTCTGCCCCAGGGCGATGCGGGCGGCCATGCGGGCGATGGGGTAGCCCGTGGCCTTGCTGGCCAGGGCGCTGGAGCGGCTGGCCCTGGGATTGACTTCGATGACGGCGTAGTCCGACCCGTCGGGGCTGAAGGCGAACTGAACGTTGCAGGCCCCTTCGATGGCGAGCCCCTCGACGATGCGCAGGGCCGAGGAGCGCAGACGCTGCCACTGGCCGTCGGTCAGGGTCAGAACGGGGGCGACGACGATGCTGTCGCCCGTGTGGATTCCCATGCCGTCGAAGTTCTCCATGGAACAGACGGCCAGGGCATTGCCCCAACCGTCACGGACGACCTCGACTTCGATCTCCCGCCATCCTTCGAGATAGCGCTCGACGAGGACCCGTCCGACAGGCGAGGCCGCAAGCCCCTCGCGGGCGATGCGGGCCAGCTCCCCTCCGTCGCGGGCCACGCCGCCGCCCGTCCCGCCCAGCGTGTAGTCGGGGCGGACGACGAGGGGAAAGGAGGCTTCGGCGGCAAAGGCAAGGGCCTCGTCGACGGAGGCCGCATAGGCGCTCTCGACGACGGGCTCGCCCAGTTCCGTCAGGACATCGCGGAAAGAAAGGCGTCCCTCGGAGCGGCGGACGGAATCGACGGAGGTTCCCAGGACCTTGACGCCGTAGCGCTCCCAGAGTCCCTTCCCGTCGAGCTCGACGAGAAGATTGAGGGCCGTCTGGCCTCCCAGGGTGGCGATGACGCCCTGGGGCCTCTGCTCCCTGAGGACGTCTTCGACGACGTCGGCCGTCAGAGGGCGGAGGTAGACCACGTCGGCCAGGCCCAGATCGGTCTGGATCGTCGCGGGATTGCTGTTGAGGAGAATGACGCGGTGGCCCTCCTCCTTGAGGGTGCGGCAGGCCTGGCTGCCCGAGTAATCGAACTCGGCGGCCTGGCCGATCCGGATGGGCCCCGAGCCGAGGACGAGAATCGTCATGGCCTCCAGGGGAGACCTTCCTTTCGAGACCCGGCTTTCCTCTGTCATTCTGCAGCCTCCCTGCACTGGTCGATAAAAAGGTCGAAAAGGCCGCCGCTCTCCTCGGGACCGGGCGTCGCCTCGGGGTGAAACTGGACGCCCCAGGCCCCCGTCTCGGGATGGCGAAAGCCCTCTACGCTACCGTCGCCTCCGTGACGGTAGGTGACGGTGATCCCCGTTCCCTCCAGGGAATCGTCGCGCAGAGCATAGCCGTGATTCTGGCTCGTCAGAAAACCCTTTTTGCCGCCGGCCTCGATGACGGGCTGGTTGCCCCCTCGGTGGCCGAAGGGAAGTTTGACCGTCTTGCCCCCCAGGGCGAGGGCCAGAAGCTGCATGCCCAGACAGATGCCGAAAAGGGGGACCTTTCCCAGAAGAGCTTCGACGACGGAGACGGCCTCCACCAGAAGGGCCGGATCGCCGGGGCCGTTGCTGAGGAGGACGCCGTCGGGCCTCAGAGCGAGGATCGCCTCGGAGGACGTGTCGTGGGGAAGGACATCGACGGCGCAGCCCCGGGCCAACAGGGACCGGACGATGCCCGCCTTGACGCCGTAGTCGACGACGGCGATCCTGGGCCCTCTGCCGGGATGGGAGAGGGGACGGACCGTCGAGACCTGGGCCACGGGAGATCCCGCCTCGGCGACGACGGGGACCTCCTCTCCGGGCGAGACGATGCGGCCAGCCAGAGTGCCCCGGCTCCGGAGGTGGATCACGAGACGGCGCGTGTCGACGCCGCCCATCCAGAAGGCCCCGTTTTCCTCGATCCATCCGAAAAGATCGGGCCCGGCACTCTCTCCGTGGCAGGGATGAGCCGTCACGACGCCGCGGGCCCAGATGCGGGGACTCTCAAACCGCTCTCCGTCGGTGCCGTAGCACCCCACCATGGGGAAGGCGAAGACGACGATCTGTCCCGCGAAAGAGGGATCGGTCAGGGCCTGAGGGAAACCGGTGGGAATCGTCGTAAAGACGACCTCGCCGCCGTCACTCCGGCCTCGCTTTCCGAGGCCGGGCCAGCGCGTTCCGTCGCTTAAAAGCAGTTCAAGGGCTTCCACGTTTCCTCACCTCCGTCAAAGGTCACAAAAAAGGAGGCGCCGTCGCTGCGCCTTCCCGATCGTCCACGGCTCCTCGCGAGAGCTCCGACAGGACGGACGTCGCCGGCCATCGCCCCGTCGGGGAGAGGGACTCCGTCGGAAAAATCTATAAACCCTGGTTCTCTCTTCCCAAGTTTATCACCTCGATTTTCTTGAGGCATTATAGCCCCCTTTGGGAAACTGTCAAGGGCTCAAAATCACCCCGAATCCGCAGGCCCGCCAGGAGGATGACGCCATCGGTTCCGCCTGTTCGAGGTCCGCTCGGATCCCCTCGCCGATGCAGGCTGGCCGACTCGCATCGGTGGCTCTTTTCCCGGCCGGGGCGCCTGGCGAGGGACATGGCCTCGAAAAGAGGCGACGGCGATCTCCCGTACCCCCAGCACGAGAAGATCGCCGTCCTTCGGACCCTCCTTCTGCGGACCTTGTCCCTCTTGAGGGAGAAGAACGCTAGAGGGGATAGGCCGCCCCGTCGACACACTCTCCCAGACCCACGTTCCGACGGTTGACCCGGGCGAACTTGCCCACGAGAAAATCCTTCGCCACGGCGGGGAAAAGGACATAGCTGAGCAGGTCCTCCGTCGAATCGGCCCAGGCCCCCATCGTCCGCCGGGCCTCTTCCATCTCGCCCGACAGAAGCTGGCCGGGCATGACGGAAAGGGGCT
The DNA window shown above is from Aminithiophilus ramosus and carries:
- the carA gene encoding glutamine-hydrolyzing carbamoyl-phosphate synthase small subunit encodes the protein MEALELLLSDGTRWPGLGKRGRSDGGEVVFTTIPTGFPQALTDPSFAGQIVVFAFPMVGCYGTDGERFESPRIWARGVVTAHPCHGESAGPDLFGWIEENGAFWMGGVDTRRLVIHLRSRGTLAGRIVSPGEEVPVVAEAGSPVAQVSTVRPLSHPGRGPRIAVVDYGVKAGIVRSLLARGCAVDVLPHDTSSEAILALRPDGVLLSNGPGDPALLVEAVSVVEALLGKVPLFGICLGMQLLALALGGKTVKLPFGHRGGNQPVIEAGGKKGFLTSQNHGYALRDDSLEGTGITVTYRHGGDGSVEGFRHPETGAWGVQFHPEATPGPEESGGLFDLFIDQCREAAE
- the carB gene encoding carbamoyl-phosphate synthase large subunit, which produces MTEESRVSKGRSPLEAMTILVLGSGPIRIGQAAEFDYSGSQACRTLKEEGHRVILLNSNPATIQTDLGLADVVYLRPLTADVVEDVLREQRPQGVIATLGGQTALNLLVELDGKGLWERYGVKVLGTSVDSVRRSEGRLSFRDVLTELGEPVVESAYAASVDEALAFAAEASFPLVVRPDYTLGGTGGGVARDGGELARIAREGLAASPVGRVLVERYLEGWREIEVEVVRDGWGNALAVCSMENFDGMGIHTGDSIVVAPVLTLTDGQWQRLRSSALRIVEGLAIEGACNVQFAFSPDGSDYAVIEVNPRASRSSALASKATGYPIARMAARIALGQSLAEMANPVTGQGSALAEPVLDYVVVKFPRWPFDRFPQASGGLGTRMKSTGEVMALGLHFNQALQKALRSLELPFGLRDPLLASFGDGALMASVERADHRRLWAFLELLRRGRDPKELADRGGVHPFFLFELGRLVDVERRLALEGLEDSLLRQAKYEGFSDEDVARCVSLPAGEVEARRKALGLERAFREVDGCAGETPTHTGYYYGVFGAGGDVVPADDRPSALVLGSGPIRIGQGIEFDYCCVKAAMALRKGGLRALMVNNNPETVSTDHDLSDGLYFEPLTVEDVLPVIERERPLGVLAAFGGQSALKLGLALERRGVALLGTTGDVIRSAEDRGLFSSLLDDLGILQPPGVAAESPDEARQAARSLGYPLMVRPSFVIGGVAMRLCFDERDFEEIVDLAFSAEKGQSVLIDRFLQGREFEVDALCDGEDVFLPGIFEHLEPAGIHSGDSMALFPDMSLTAAQRREMVETVQALSAALGVKGLMNVQFVLHEGRLYVIEANPRASRTVPIAAKLTGIPLVEMAVRLALGVPFSDLGLKGGLHDHQGPRGVKVPVFSTEKLPGVDAQGGVRMQSTGEALGLGDCISGALMEALAGAGWKIPRKGRLLLSLADRAKHQAPALAAAFSALGWELEATAGTAALLSRWGLAVSSVEKGTSLVEAMAERRWDLVVNVPGEHPETISDGFRLRRAAVESSILCLHTVETASALAVALAATEKGRTGRAL
- the miaB gene encoding tRNA (N6-isopentenyl adenosine(37)-C2)-methylthiotransferase MiaB, yielding MNGFALKIFGCQMNVYDGDRIASELRVRGWREVPEEEADLVVYVTCSIRDKAEQKVRSDLGRGGRKPLVAVVGCMAQRVGRELLARFPQVRVLCGPRQLGRLAGAVEEAMEGRTTVLLDDDPRALEDLEQIPRRRQLPFKSFVTIAHGCDNFCTYCIVPHVRGRFQSRLPGAVVDEVRSLVDDGVVEVTLLGQNVNSYGTDLQGVSFASLLRSLSAVEGLRRLRFATNHPKDLTDDVIAAMAEEPKICPAVNLPIQAGSDRVLKLMNRGYDVASYAERIGALRSALPDLAVTSDLIVAFPGETEEDFTLSLEALRRFRFDQVHSAAYSPRPGTAAASFPGRLPAMEARRRLNAVNDLQLGIAREINASLLGRVFTVLVDGPAHRGEGLLQGRTATDKVVLFPGQGLEGRFVDVVVADADAWSLKGRLVERM
- a CDS encoding ComEA family DNA-binding protein produces the protein MERRWKGLAFFSGAVVCLFAAWLLLSHFSGRWGSPEPTTVAGPALAVREELAHRLPPSEPVAERPERVEPSEPWVVYVTGGIRSPGVYQVPPGSRVYLAVEMAGGFSAEGDREAINLAEPLADGRHLHVPRRGEVPAPQPLPSRPSPSPGVSGTEKVLVDVNRAGAADLATLPGIGPKLAQALVDDREAKGPFRTVDDLKRVRGIGDGKLESIRPFVTVGP